One Pseudobacteroides sp. genomic window carries:
- the araD gene encoding L-ribulose-5-phosphate 4-epimerase, producing MLETLKEAVLEANLELPKRGLVTYTWGNVSGIDREENLIVIKPSGVPYEELRLEHLVVLDLNGTKVEGKLNPSSDTKTHLVIYRKYPEIGGIVHTHSRWATVWAQALRGIPALGTTHADYFYGEIPCTRKLTNEEINGDYEEQTGNVIIETFQDKNPICVPGVLVSNHGPFSWGKDPQEAVHNAVVLEEVAMMAYHAFSLKPDLKQIDRTLLDRHFLRKHGSKSYYGQS from the coding sequence ATGCTGGAAACATTAAAAGAGGCAGTATTGGAAGCTAACCTTGAGCTTCCCAAAAGAGGGCTTGTAACATATACATGGGGAAATGTAAGCGGAATTGACAGGGAGGAAAACCTTATAGTGATTAAGCCCAGTGGGGTGCCCTATGAGGAGTTAAGGCTTGAACATCTTGTGGTACTGGATCTCAACGGGACCAAAGTGGAGGGAAAACTTAACCCATCCTCCGATACAAAGACCCATCTGGTGATTTATAGAAAATATCCGGAAATAGGTGGGATAGTACATACACATTCCCGGTGGGCTACCGTATGGGCTCAAGCCCTAAGGGGTATTCCAGCACTGGGAACCACCCATGCGGATTATTTTTACGGTGAAATTCCCTGTACACGCAAACTGACCAATGAAGAGATCAACGGTGATTATGAAGAACAAACCGGAAATGTTATTATAGAGACCTTTCAGGATAAAAATCCCATTTGTGTTCCCGGAGTTCTGGTCAGCAATCATGGGCCTTTTAGCTGGGGAAAAGACCCTCAGGAGGCAGTACATAATGCAGTAGTTTTAGAAGAGGTTGCCATGATGGCTTATCACGCATTTTCCCTCAAGCCTGATTTAAAGCAGATTGATAGAACATTACTAGACAGGCACTTTTTGAGAAAACATGGTAGTAAATCGTACTATGGTCAAAGCTAG
- the sigI gene encoding RNA polymerase sigma factor SigI, producing MLVISSVLNYNGETATSTVEKIKSGDKHLKEKFIEDYIPFIIRVITGIYASKAVDVKNSDEYSVGLMAFDEAIEKFDGSKSNQFLKFAQLVIKRRVVDYLRHISPISKNEIPFSYFNSRSDSELEEKLNLYDFGLEAGRYELICELKDFSRQLETFGLSIGKLPDYIPKHRDSKQICINIAKKIIENKHIYKKLLTKKYFMMKELSKIIDVHPKTVERNREFIICVCIVYENDYENFKAYLGMLK from the coding sequence ATGTTAGTTATTTCATCTGTTTTAAATTATAACGGTGAAACAGCAACCAGCACTGTTGAAAAAATTAAGAGTGGAGACAAGCATTTAAAAGAGAAATTCATAGAAGATTATATACCATTTATAATAAGAGTAATTACCGGCATTTATGCTTCAAAAGCAGTTGATGTAAAAAATAGTGATGAATATAGTGTTGGACTTATGGCATTTGATGAGGCAATTGAAAAGTTTGATGGAAGCAAAAGCAATCAATTTCTTAAATTTGCACAGTTGGTAATTAAAAGGAGGGTTGTAGATTATCTCAGACATATATCACCTATTAGCAAAAATGAAATTCCGTTTTCATATTTTAACAGCAGAAGTGATAGTGAGCTTGAGGAGAAATTAAATTTGTATGACTTTGGTTTAGAAGCAGGTAGGTATGAACTTATATGTGAATTAAAAGACTTTTCAAGACAGCTGGAAACATTTGGACTGAGTATAGGAAAGCTGCCTGATTACATACCAAAACATAGAGATTCAAAACAAATATGTATAAACATTGCTAAAAAAATTATTGAAAATAAGCATATATATAAAAAATTATTAACAAAAAAATACTTTATGATGAAAGAACTTTCTAAAATAATAGATGTTCATCCAAAGACTGTGGAAAGAAATAGGGAGTTTATTATATGTGTATGTATAGTGTATGAAAATGATTATGAAAATTTCAAAGCATATTTAGGCATGTTAAAGTAA